A section of the Humulus lupulus chromosome 2, drHumLupu1.1, whole genome shotgun sequence genome encodes:
- the LOC133817537 gene encoding xyloglucan endotransglucosylase protein 1-like produces the protein MWSLSKPLLCCVLMVTSCLLVGLASAGNFYQDFDITWGDHRAQILQGGKLLTLSLDKASGSGFQSKNEYLFGRIDMQIKLVPGNSAGTVTAYYLSSQGPNHDEIDFEFLGNLSGDPYTLHTNVFSQGKGNREQQFHLWFDPTKAFHTYSIVWNKQRIIFMVDNIPIRVFNNLESTAGVAFPKSQPMRIYSSLWNADDWATRGGLVKTDWTKAPFTASYANFKANACVWSAGKSTCDANNSGGFNDATWQNQGLDAAGRNRLRWVQQKFMVYNYCTDLKRFPKGQLPAECKHSRFL, from the exons ATGTGGTCTCTTTCGAAGCCTCTGCTTTGTTGTGTGTTGATGGTAACTAGTTGCCTGCTGGTGGGTTTAGCCTCAGCTGGGAACTTTTACCAAGACTTCGATATAACATGGGGTGATCACCGAGCCCAAATACTCCAAGGAGGTAAGCTTCTTACTCTCTCACTTGACAAGGCTTCAGGCTCTGGTTTCCAGTCCAAGAACGAGTACTTGTTCGGCCGAATCGATATGCAAATCAAGCTTGTGCCTGGGAATTCAGCTGGGACAGTCACTGCATACTAT TTATCTTCTCAAGGCCCAAACCACGATGAGATTGACTTCGAGTTCTTGGGCAACTTGTCTGGAGACCCCTACACACTCCATACCAATGTGTTCAGCCAAGGAAAAGGGAATAGAGAACAACAGTTCCATCTTTGGTTCGACCCAACAAAGGCTTTCCACACTTACTCCATTGTTTGGAACAAACAACGTATTAT CTTCATGGTGGACAACATTCCAATAAGAGTGTTCAACAACTTGGAGTCAACAGCAGGAGTTGCATTCCCCAAAAGCCAGCCAATGAGGATTTACTCAAGCTTGTGGAACGCAGACGATTGGGCTACAAGAGGTGGCCTTGTCAAGACTGACTGGACCAAAGCTCCTTTCACTGCTTCCTACGCTAACTTTAAGGCCAATGCCTGTGTTTGGTCTGCCGGAAAGTCCACCTGTGACGCCAACAACTCCGGTGGCTTTAACGATGCCACGTGGCAGAATCAAGGGCTGGACGCCGCCGGGCGGAACAGGCTGCGGTGGGTGCAGCAGAAGTTCATGGTGTACAACTACTGCACAGACTTGAAACGCTTCCCTAAGGGCCAGCTTCCTGCAGAATGCAAGCACTCTCGATTCCTCTGA